The genomic stretch CTTCAAAGGTAGCATTTTTAATTTCGACGAGTGTTTCTCCGCTATCGTCCTTAGTTCCTGAAAATGATTTAGAGTAATTAATGATTTTTCTACGACTTGTAACTTTCACGTTTGGAACACTTATCCTCTTCTCTGTATAAAGAGGTAACGTGATTTCCTTTGTAATTTTGATCCTTTTGTGAATAATACCATTActcattgaaaaaaaaaaaagagatagttAGTTGTAACTAACTTTTCTTGAATATGGTAACAAATGACATAATTGTTTGTGCATTATCTTCTGGTTCTTTCAAAActacatatgaaatacttaatttttcatttttcttaagATTATTCAATTTCATTAAGTCTTAAAACTTAATCATCTTTTTTCTAACTTTTTAGATACAATTTTAGATCTTTACAATTGTTTTCACGATGATACATCAAATTATGTGTAAAAAAACCAACCTTAAAATTATATTGTAAAAGAAAGAAGGATTAACTATTATCATGTTAATGATAACATTTAACCAAATTTATTAATGTTTGTAAATATAAATGATAACAATTGTCatataattcttttaaaaaaagagTTATATTTTTGCTTTAACTTATTCTCTCTATTAAATAAGATCCTATTAAAACATCAATAAAGAcaacaataaaataacttaatattttaaattgcaataaacaaataaatacatCTTATTATTCATTTcttgaaaaacaaaaattaaatcaaatcacaAATTTGTAACatcaaataaataagaaaaagcaaaaaaacaacaaagacaAAAGACACCCCCTTCAAGCTAGCTTATGATTCCTTCTCAAAATTTAGAATTGTGCCTTGAAACATTCAGGAGGCATTTGTCCATTAAATCTTTTGGTATCACCACAATAATCATAGATCATATAATTTTTCCTTACCCAATTCATTTGGCCTAATTGAGCATAGCCCAATTGTTTATATGTTGGAGACATCCACCAATTTGTAGCTATATTTGAAGAACATTGACTAATACTCATTGCTCCATTCCACTTGCAAGCTCTTGCTCTAAAATGATTAAATTTGGCTGTAAATGGTGCATTACTCCAATTTGTCTTAACTAGTCCACCTCTAGTGGCCCAATCATCTGCATTCCATAAACTTGTGTAAACTTTCATTCCTTGTTTGTTAGGGTATGCAATGCCTTCATTTTCATAGTTTCTGAATACCCTAATTGGAATACTATCAATATACCACCtgtgtaaaaaaaatataaacatggtatacaaaattaaaaaaggGTAACCAAATTATAAACTAGAAAATATTATACATTTTAATTAACatgcataataataataacaatgtcAACAAACTAATCACAAATAATTTTGAGTGAATTTTAAAGTACTATCTATATTACAagactttttaatatttttatttagcgTCTCTTtgtattaaaaatcacaaaaaatagtaaatattatTCCTTACTATTTGCGGCGAATTTTCTTTTTGTCAAATATTACTTAAGTTTGAAAACTAAAAAGTGTTATATTTTAAAGGTAGAATCACAATAAGAGTTTctgaaaaatttaaaattcacCCAATTGGCCAAGTAAAGaacattttaaattattataataatatataataatttaaaataggaTTTATATTTAAAGAAAAACTATTTTCAAGATGTAGCTTATATTTATAAAAAGAGGTAGAAATTATGATCAAAGTCAATAATCTTAATGTATAAAATTTTACAATAAATTGAagcataataaatatttttaatcatagTGCATCAAAATTAAACACaattaataatgaataatttAAGTTTATTATCATCTTACACAATTTCAGTAGGGTTCCAATGGATAGTATAGTTGTGAAAGTCAGTAGAAGGGTTAAACCAAAGATGAAATTGTTGTTCTTTGCTTCCATTTCCTTGCGTGTATACATTTGTATGGATTGTATAAGGTTGTCCTGAAATATTTCCTAAAAACTCAAAATCTATCTCATCATGTTGGTTTCCTGTGGAAGAGAGCTGCACAAttttttgtcaaataaaatattagcatttttattttatataaaatttgattttcaatttaatgcaatttttttatttttattttttaacttacaTAATAAGCTGTAACTGTTCCTGCTGAATTATTAGGCACTAGTTTAATTCTTGATTCAATAGTTCCGAATAAGAATGGTATCTTTGTTTGTGCTGCTGATCCTGAAATTaattttctttaacaaatatgAAAAAGATAAAAACTAATTGAATGCGTAACATGGTTAAATTGTAGTTCAAGTATAATTCAATTTGGTGTTCAACTTGACTATAGAACAATTGAAATAAACTAACATACAAACTCGTTGATTTGCAACTCAAACCGATTGAATTGACAGGTccaaattgatttttaaattatCGGTGATATAGATTTGTTATAAATCTTGTCTAAAACTAAACCAAGAGCTAGGATTGTAATGGTTCGGAGTGGCAACTCAAACGGATTGAATTGAcgatttcaaaaatgattttataaATCATCGGTTGATATAGATTTCGGCACAAAATCTTCAAGTCTCAAATTGCAAACTAATTTAAATGCAGTCTAAAATACAATTCAATTAAATACTAAACAAATTTCAAATACAAACTAATTAAATGACTTGATGTAGTCCACATAACTAACTAAATAAACAAATTTCAAATACAAACTaatttttggtttggtttgatttttccATTTCATTGATTCTTACACCCCCTAACTAATTAAATACCATTCAAATTATTCATACATAATTAAATTATACCTGAAGTTTTATCCAACACAAGTTGGAGATCATCACCTTGAAGTGATGCATGTTGAGCACCCCATGTAATATACATGCTTTTAGAAAAAGTTGCATCTACTTGGGCAATGCTGTTGGGTATAATTGCAAGTAAGAACAAAGCAAACAATTTTTCAAACATTGCCATGTTAACTCCCTTAATTAATTATAACTTATCTTCTTGTATGGATTTGTTGTTCTATCACTTGCAATTGGATActtttttcttttggtttttgaTGCCTTTATATAGGACAAATTTAACAACATTATATGAACTACgcgttaaatatttataaatttaatttaatagttGTCAAGTATATTGACCTTTTTATGGAATTTCTATGAAATTATTGTTATTTGGGAGAGCCATTGAAATATATGTCAACTATATCATGAATAAATTTAGCTTGATTTCATATTTGAAGCcacaataatttattttgaagataaaattaattttaacatattttattaatttagagTAAAGTTGAATTTGCATTCAtaataaattctaattttaaaataaaatttatgatttattCACTAAAATTTATTATACTCttgaataaaattaatttaaaattaattttttttagatattaataatttttgttgttgaaaAACCGAATGTACTAAattaattgaaattgaaatatactTGGCTGGAACGCGGATAGAGAAATTGGAATGTCATGGGTAGGACTAATCTTCTTCTTTACagctttttattttttgagtgGTAAGTGATTATTAGAAATAAGGAATTCCTCCACCAAACGTGCACACCTCATTGAGGAACAAAAATACCTTGGGCTAGTTAGTTGTGCCTTCATAATTAATTAAGGCCACTTTCTTTCTCTTCTGTTTTTCCACTTTCAACATGACCATGTTGCTACATTAGCCATACAattaatatatgttcataattgaaatttatataaattttttgttgGCTTAAATATTTTCTGTTGCAGTCATAGGCCATAGGCCCAATTGTCTTTCAATATTTTTAAACCACCGCATGAGCAAGAGTAAAAAAAATACGATTCTATTCATAATTCACTTTATCcctttatttacaaagtgatttggACGTTAGAGTGCTATTCTTACATGTTTATCTCGCACATCTGCAACGGAGTAGCTTGCACCATCACATCAAGAACATGCATTAACAATTTTGGTCTCCAAACAGAACGGTGACATCGTCTTTCGAAATTGATTTCACGATCAGATCTCTCGTGATTCAATCCGATCTTTACTTATTCAATCAAATCTCCTCTGGTTCAAACCTTAATTGATTTAACACATACATTAGATGTAAGCAACTTTGAAATTCATTCCTAtagaatttacaaaatcctctaaATAAAAGCTCATATTTATTCTTCACTAGAGACATGATCGATAGAGATTCGTTCAAGTAGGAAGAATCTCTATCGCAAGGATATCTTAAATCAACATCTCTAAGTGAGAAGTAGAAAGACGATAGACCAATCTTAGAGTTTTAAGACTACGTGAAGGTGGACGGGGTTCTGAATCAGggtcggtcctttgaatttggatGCTTTTGacgaatcaaaagagtggtgtcccaaatttttttgttaacaataaatacataaggataaaagaaataattggataaagacacattttcatttgacattgtgcaaaaagaatacaagtatgaACTTTGAATCAatatttatactacatcaaaacataaaccactacaaatagtcttcttcttcttcttgatccgatctttttcctataaaaaattgaccaaacctttaaaattatttaaatatcatccacttagcatttttttttttgcaaaatcattaataatttgttcataatcaagattcttcaaaaaattattttcaattgaaatcaacgcaagaaCCCATGAGTCGTGATGATGGTGATAAGCCAACGTCACACTACCTTCTTGAATACCTTCCATTGCAACATACATTGAGCAATGGGTGTTGTTTGCTTACTCTTCTGATGCCTCCTTCGTAAAAAGAAGAGTCATTTCGTATTCTTTGATTGAAGGAACGCTGGTTATATCGAAGGTGACTCTTAATCCCTTGATGAAGTTCATAGAAAAAGAAGTAGTCTACGCTATCGCGGAAGTGCATGAAGGAATAATTGGGCAACATTTAGGTGCTCGTGGTCTGACCAAAAATGTTCTCGAAGTTGAGTACTATTGGCTGAGTATAGTTTATGATGCTAAAAAGTATGTGAAAAGATGTCACCAGTGCTAAAGACACTAAGACATTCACAATCCTCCcttgctttttattttattttgttacagTGGGAGGGGAATATTCTTGACTCCTTCCCTTAAGCGCCAGAACAACTCAAGTTTTTTTGATCGTAACAGTAGATTATTTCCCCAAATGAGTTAAAATAGAAGTGCTAGCAAAGATCACAACGTCAAACGCCTTGAAATTCTTTAAGAGGAACATCTTAGTCATGGACGGGGTTCCTCGGGCCGCCATGACAAACATCAGGACAGAATTCACAAATAAGAACTTCAAGAAACTTTTTGAAGACTTGAAGGTCAACCAGCATAGCACACCCGCCTCGGCCACTCTCTATGAAACCAGGCTGCAACAGAACACACGATTAAAACACACTATGCCTCAAATGTTAAATACTCTCTATTAAGTGCTGGACTTATACTAGGCTAGGCACTGTATCCACTATGAATTCTATGTCCTGCAGCAGGAAAACAAGGACTAACCTCACTACTCGCTTTAAGAATCCGCAACTATTACTCAACCACAGAATAGCACCTTTATATGCAAGCAGTGCAGTGCCAATCGATCTCAAGACAGATTAACTATGACTCTCAATGATTAGGCCATTCTTAAGATTACCAAGGATTTGTTTCTTTTCAAGATCAATGGGCTAATTTCCTTAAAGTTATGATAACCATTGAGCACACTTATGCTAAAAGTTGGTTAAAGCTTTGGATCAAAAGTGTTTCGATCCTGATAGTTTTCGTTCATTCGCCTGTGCTTTTTATCCTCCGGTTCGAGTTTGTGCAGAAAAAGGAATACTAAACAATTCATTCTAAACTAACAAgtaaacatatattaaaaattgaGAGACAATTTGTAGGAAAAAATTTCATCTATGCTTTCTTGCAATACAATTTACATTATTTACATTACACAAAAACTAAATCTTGTGCAACAAGTTAACTTTTACATTACTAATAATAACATCACTATTTCCCTCCTTATTTTGTACATAAAACTTCAACTACAATTCAACTACATAAAAGTATACATGAATAATCCAAAACTACTAACAAACCCTATTTGTTAGTATGCACAAATTGACTGAATATCACATGCTTAAGATACCACAATAGAGAATCATTAGATTAacgagagaaaaaaattaaaatttttctcTTAAATCTGACGACTCTCCATTGTACTATGTATAATCTTTTCACTCTGAGAGCCCTACTCGATGTGGACCCATATTCCCTCGCTAGGCACGCTGCGATGAACAACATAGAGCAAATAGTATCCGGGAGGAGCAATTTCACCAGAAGGCGGCGCCAACGCCATAATACTATAAAGTCCTTGGCGATCTGTAGACATAGACCTAAGATTGAGCATTAAAAGCCTTTGGCTCATACTATATCCATGAGTAGTAAAAGGTGGGAAATACATAGTAACCTTAATATCACCCTTATTCAAGTCATTGTTAGCCGGATCTTTCGGCATTTTAAATTGTATCTCAAATTTATGACCATACTTCAAATTTTTTCCTGTAAATTCTGAAACAATTGTTGGTCTATGCTTGTCAAGAGCTGGATCCAAATAAGGAGGAGAAAAGCCTTCAACTCTTGTCTCAGTTGGGAACTTATCTACATCTTTGTATGTATCATGAGTGTTACTTCCAGCTACCCAAATTTTTCCATTAGGTAACACTGCTGATGTTGAATGATAcattcttgatatttttgttggAGCCATTTGCTTGAACCTCTCACCATTCTTTTCTTCTGGATAATACAATGCTGGAATTAGGTTTGGTGAATCAGCATCCCACCATCCAGCTGTTCCTTTTTGTGCACCATTGATAAACAAAAGTTGTCCATTAGGAAGGTTTAGACAATCTCCCATTGTTCTACTTGAAGGCATTTGTTCGGTTTCCCATTTCGGGACTTTATCAGTGATTACCATCCTATATATGAATCAGATCagatacatcagttattcagcGAACCTAAAAAGTAATTttcttttgcttataatagtgaccagAGAGTAATACCTGTTACAATCTTTGAGACAAGGATTGAATGCTTTCTTTGTTTCGGCAATATAGAAAGCGTCGTGAGAGTTACCACCACAAATAATGACTTCTGCTTTGTAAGGACCCATATTGTCTTGGAGAGATAGATCTATAGGAAGGAGGGCAGAAGTACCGGAAGCCGGATAATTCCGGGCACCTCCGGGGAGGACGGGATAGGTCCGAACAACTTTGTTGGTTTTAGGGTTAAGGAGAAGAGAGCGgttgttggagaagatgaagaggtTACCATCAGGTGTGAGATGAGTGAATGGATAAAGATTGTTTTCATCAATGTCTGAAGTTTCATAGAGGAATGGGAAGAAGTAGACTTTTTCAGTTTTTAGGCCTTCTTGTTTTGGAAGGTACTCATAGCTAAATGATCTACGTCCTCCTACTATAATGAAGCTTCCATCAGCAAGGATTGTTTGAGTTCCATACCTAATTGAACAACAATAAAGCAATGAAAATCATCGTATAACGTACGAGCCAagaaaccgaaccaaactaaatTGAACCATAACAAAAATTCAAAAGTATAACAATTTGACTAAGAAAACAATACTACTAATTACAGTCCAGTTCGGTTCGGTTTGAAATTTAGAACTAATATATCAAACaaatatttttgttcaatttaGTTTGAGAATAACTTAAACGGTTTGATCCGCttcttcaaattttttattatgaTTCAGTTCATTTCAATTTGATTTTCCGTCTTAACCctaacatgaagaaccctaaccctAGTATTTATGTAAAATTGATTATTCATACCATCTATCCTCTTGCAATGTATTCTTATATTCTCTCCAATCACAATCATTGCCTTTGCAAGCAGGACCACCAATGTGTCTAATGGTTCTTGTTCCATCTTGAAAACCACCAGCACTTATTAGGGTTCCATCAGGTGCAAGACCTCCACATGAGCACCATGGATCTTGTGTCACCTGCACCAAACATTTAATCAAATTCTAACATTTTTATTCTCTaattatataaaacacaatttaaaaaaaaatgaaaaatacatTTGAGCTATATAATGACACTTACCTTGAGTGGCCTAACTAAATTTGTTTCAATATCATATTCCATAGAATGAGCATAACAATCAATTTTATTTTGTAGAGTCCTATCATCTTTGAAAGGAACACACGGTACTCctttctgatatttaagtctagAGAGACGATAAATCGTTGCATCATAAACAACAATCTTGTTGGTTGGCATCAAATTAACCTGCATGGCAGAAACACCTGAATTttcagaaagtatctcccattgTCCAACTGAATTTGTGGTAAAATCAGGCTTTGCTGTTGCTAGACCTCCTCCATAGATTGGAAAAGGTACTTGaagtttttgtttcttttgtttagcATCGACGACAAAGAATGTCAATGTTAGAGTCAAAATTGTTAGAATCACGATGATCGTAGTTAAAGTTGCCATATTTGATGGTTTTTTTGTTGctggtaatgttgttgttgttgttgttggattgGTTGAATCAATGATGACGAGTCTCGATCGATTAAAAGAATTATAGTTAGAAAGTTTTAGAAGGCTTCATAAGGC from Vicia villosa cultivar HV-30 ecotype Madison, WI linkage group LG4, Vvil1.0, whole genome shotgun sequence encodes the following:
- the LOC131598690 gene encoding probable xyloglucan endotransglucosylase/hydrolase protein 26, with translation MAMFEKLFALFLLAIIPNSIAQVDATFSKSMYITWGAQHASLQGDDLQLVLDKTSGSAAQTKIPFLFGTIESRIKLVPNNSAGTVTAYYLSSTGNQHDEIDFEFLGNISGQPYTIHTNVYTQGNGSKEQQFHLWFNPSTDFHNYTIHWNPTEIVWYIDSIPIRVFRNYENEGIAYPNKQGMKVYTSLWNADDWATRGGLVKTNWSNAPFTAKFNHFRARACKWNGAMSISQCSSNIATNWWMSPTYKQLGYAQLGQMNWVRKNYMIYDYCGDTKRFNGQMPPECFKAQF
- the LOC131598691 gene encoding aldehyde oxidase GLOX1-like, with amino-acid sequence MATLTTIIVILTILTLTLTFFVVDAKQKKQKLQVPFPIYGGGLATAKPDFTTNSVGQWEILSENSGVSAMQVNLMPTNKIVVYDATIYRLSRLKYQKGVPCVPFKDDRTLQNKIDCYAHSMEYDIETNLVRPLKVTQDPWCSCGGLAPDGTLISAGGFQDGTRTIRHIGGPACKGNDCDWREYKNTLQEDRWYGTQTILADGSFIIVGGRRSFSYEYLPKQEGLKTEKVYFFPFLYETSDIDENNLYPFTHLTPDGNLFIFSNNRSLLLNPKTNKVVRTYPVLPGGARNYPASGTSALLPIDLSLQDNMGPYKAEVIICGGNSHDAFYIAETKKAFNPCLKDCNRMVITDKVPKWETEQMPSSRTMGDCLNLPNGQLLFINGAQKGTAGWWDADSPNLIPALYYPEEKNGERFKQMAPTKISRMYHSTSAVLPNGKIWVAGSNTHDTYKDVDKFPTETRVEGFSPPYLDPALDKHRPTIVSEFTGKNLKYGHKFEIQFKMPKDPANNDLNKGDIKVTMYFPPFTTHGYSMSQRLLMLNLRSMSTDRQGLYSIMALAPPSGEIAPPGYYLLYVVHRSVPSEGIWVHIE